The Poriferisphaera corsica DNA segment GAAGCGGCCGAGAGCATAGGCAAGTGATGCGTCTGTTTCGTCGTGAACAGCAATGTCGGAGAGCGTGATACCACCCTTGCCGATGGTGACGACTTCGGGTTTAGCATCGGTGAACATGATGCCTTTATCACGTTCTTTGCCAAAGAGGATAGGCTCGCCGTGTGTGAGCCGAATGACGCTGTCTTCTTTGGTTTGTTTATCGGTTGCGTAGCTGTAAGCGCCGTGATTGAAAACGTTACAGTCTTGGTAGATTTCAACGAAGGCGCTGCCTTCATGCTTGGCGGCGCGTTCGAGTACTTCGCTGAGGCTTTTATCAACGTCGATAGCGCGGGCAACAAAAGAAGCTTCTGCTGCAAGGGCGATTGAGATGGGGGTGAGTGGTGGGTCGATTGAACCCATGGGTGATGAGGGGCTGCGTTTACCGATCTCACTTGTGGGTGAGTATTGACCTTTAGTGAGGCCATAAATGCGGTTGTTGAAGAGCAAGATTTTGAGGTTCACGTTACGACGCAAGACGTGCATGAGGTGGTTGCCACCAATGGAGAGCGCATCGCCGTCACCGGTAACGACCCAAACGTCTAACTCTGGGTTAGTTATCTTGACACCTGTAGCGATGGCTGGCGCACGGCCATGAATGGAGTGGATACCATAAGTGCCCATGTAGTATGGGAAACGGCTGGAGCAGCCGATGCCTGCGACAAAGACAGTATTTTCTTTCTTGGCCTGGATTTTAGCAAGGACGCGTTTCACTTGGTTAAGGATGGCGTAATCGCCGCAACCGGGACACCAGCGAACGTCTTGATCGGAGGCGAAGTCTTTGGGTTTAAGGACAGTTAGTGGCTGGTTCATGCGTTGGCCCCTTCCTGATCGGTTTGAAAATCATAATCCCATTGATTGGGGGTGACTTGGTGTTCACGAGGCATGATGAATTCCTGATTTCCGAAGCCATCAGCGAGCATGAGGTCGATGGCTTGTTCGATTTCTTCTACAAGGAATGGTTTGCCTTGGATTTTGTTCAGGCCACGAGCGTCGACGAGGTATTTTGAGCGGACAAGCAAACGAAGCTGGCCGGTGTTGAGTTCGGGTATGAGAACACGCTTGAAACGCTTGAGAACATCGCCGAGATTTTGTGGCATCGGGTTGAGGTGACGAAGATGTGCAGAGGAAACTGAGAGTCCCTTAGCGCGAGCACGTTCAACCGCGGTGTGGATCGAACCAAATGTGCCGCCCCAACCGAGAACGAGTAGATCACCGGCGTTGTCACCGTGTGGCTCGATTGGTGGAATCACATCGGCGATACGGTTGATTTTCTCTTGACGGACCCGGGTCATCTTCTGATGGTTTTCCGGATCATAGGATACGTTGCCTGTGACGAAATCTTTTTCCAAACCACCGATGCGATGCTCAAATCCGGGCATGCCGGGCGAGGCCCAAGGACGTGCAAGTGATTCGTCTAACCGCTTATAAGGCTCGAATTGCTGATCTTCTTCCAATGGCGGAACTGTTTTAATGGTGATCGGATCAAGGTCATCCGCTTTAGGGACGGGCCAAGGTTCTGAGCCGTTGGCAATGTAGCCATCGGTGAGAATGATCACGGGGATCATATGTTCCATGGCGATGCGTGACGCCTCAATCGCGGCATCGAAACAGTCGGCAGGTGATTTAGGAGCAACGATGGCCACAGGACAGTCTCCGTTGCGTCCCCAGAGCGCTTGTAGAAGATCGGATTGTTCTGTTTTTGTGGGCAACCCCGTTGAAGGACCGCCGCGTTGAACGTTCACAATGACGAGTGGCAACTCAGTCATGACGGCGAGGCCGATGGCTTCACTTTTTAGCGCCAGACCGGGGCCGCTGGTGCCGGTCACACCCATGCCGCCAGCATACGAGACGCCGATTGCTGCACAGACGGCTGCGATTTCGTCTTCGGCTTGAAAGGTTTTTACGCCGTAATGCCTCATACCTGCAAGCGCGTGGAGCACGGTACTGGCTGGGGTGATGGGATACGAGCAATAGACTAAGTCGCGCTTAGATAATTTTGAAGCGGTGACAAGACCCATTGCGGTGGCTTCGTTGCCGACCACTTTGCGGTACCGACCGGGGGTGATGTCTGCGCGATTGATCTGATAGCGTTCGGTAAAGAACTCTGCGGTTTCACCGAAGTAGTAGCCAGCTTTTAGGGATTTGATATTTGCCTCAGTGACTTCAGGCTTTCCCTTTTTATCCGTGAAATAGCTGGTGATGTATTTAATGGTGTTATCGAGTGGACGATCGTATAGCCAATAGATAACACCGAGTGCGAACATGTTTTTGCAACGGCCGATGTCTTTAGCACCCATACCTGAATTGGCTAGCGATTCTTCATTAAGACGGGTGATCGGAACGGCAAAGACTTGGAAGCCTTCGAGGAAATCATCGTCGTCAAGTGGATTGGAGCCTTCGGGATAGCCAGCCTTCTTGAGATTAGTTTTCGTGAATTCACTTTCGTTAACAATAACGATGCCTTCACGTTTAACTTCTGAAAGGTGGGCTTTGAGCGCGGCTGGATTCATGGCGATGAGCAGATCGACTTTGTCGCCGGGGGTGTGAATATCTTCACTGGCGAAGTTGATCTGAAAGCCTGAGACGCCGGCAACAGTACCGGCCGGAGCGCGGATTTCTGCTGGATAATCGGGCAGCGTCGCGATATCGTTGCCGACCATTGCGCTGGTATCTGTGAATTGAGTACCGGCAAGCTGCATACCATCGCCTGAGTCGCCAGCAAAGCGAACGACAGCGGATTGCCGCGCAAGGATTTTGCGCTTGCCATTAACGTTATTCAATTGCTCGGCCATTTGGCCTTACTCCTCGTGAATCTTATGCGATAAGACCGTGTTTAAGCGTGACAGTGTAGCGACCGCTGTCATTTATGCCAACGTCAGTAATAGCAAATAATTCCATGAATTTACGCTTGTTTTAAAGACGATTCGGTCTTTATATAAATACAGATAGACGAGTGTGATTATAAAACTTTGCACCATTTGGTCAGCATATAAAATCACATCACATTGATTAATAATTATTGAGTAAGAGAGGATAAGCATTCGTCACTCGCAATACTTTTATACTCAAAGCAGTTTGCTAATTGAGCGTCATGGGATTGATCGCTAATCTATGTTGAGGAACGTGACAGAAGATTCATAACTTAAGGTGCAATATATGATTCGCAGCGTGAGAATGTCCTTCATCGGTGGATTGCTTATTGTGGTTATGGTGGGGGGGTGCGAGGAAGAAAAAATCAGTCCGTATTATGCGCCAAAGGATCCGCCGCATCTGAATGATCATACAGGACATAACCATCCAGTTAATGGCGAAATCGCGAATCAAACTGAGAATGAGACGGGGCCGGGTCAAGCCACTGTAAATAATGGGATCACATACACGGTTCCTAAAGCTTGGGTTGCTCAACAGAATATCAGTAGCATGATTGATGCGGCCTACAAAACGGATCAGGGTTTAATGATTACCGTTTCGAAGCTGAATGGCGATGGTGGAGGAATGCTTGCCAACCTGAACCGCTGGCGAGGACAGCTCGGGCTCCAGACATTACGATCACTCGACCAGCAGGATTCACAAACACTAGACGTTGATGGCCAAATTGCCACGGTCTTTGTGCTAGGCGATTCTGAACAGACACAAGGCATTGTGATCGCATCGATCGCGGTGCCTGAACAGGGACGCACTTGGTATATCAAGATGACAGGCCAACCTAATTTGCTGAACCAAAACAGTGAGGCATTTGCGACATTCCTGCAATCTATTCATTTCCAATAATTTTGTGCTTAAGCATTGGAACAAACCAATTCAAGGGTGGGAGCGTACAAAGATCGGATCAAACGCAATCATGGGTAAGAAAACAACGCCTGGCATGATGATTTTCAAAACACTCGCTTCATTGAAATTGACGGTGTTGCTTTTTGCAATGTCGATTTTTCTTGTTGTCGCTGGCACGCTCGCTCAGCGATTTGTTGGCAACTGGGAAGTTGTCAACGATTATTTCCGTTCGCTGATCGTCAATATCCCGATTCGGGATATTATGCCTGACAACTCCATCTTCAGCGATTCGACATTCTCGTTTCCATTCCCGGGCGGCGCATTGCTTGGGACCCTTGTGCTGATTAATTTGATGGCTGCATTTATTGCAACGTTCAAATTTAATCGCAAACGTCTCGGTATTTTGGTGATCCATAGTGGGCTTGTCTTGCTGTTAGCAGGTGAATTCGCAACAGGTATTTTGGCTGTTGAATCGCAAATGCTGATCCCTGAAGGATCGTATGCCAATTTCTCCGAAGACATACGAGAGGTTGAATTAGCAATCGTTGACAAGTCTGATCCGGTGCAAGATCTCGTGATCCCGATCCCTCAATCGGTTCTGGTCAACTCAGCTAAAAATCTCCGTCCGATCACACAAGCGAATCTCGCTGAGAATGCAATTGCCAAGTTACCATTCGATATACGTATCGATCAATATCTGAGCAATGCAATCTTGGTTCCATTGTCTGAACCAAGGCTTCCGAAAGATTGGCAAAACCCAGCAACGTATGGATTGGGCCTCACGGAATATGCAAGTTTTCCGATCCCCGACGTCACGGGCACAGATGTTGAACAGAAGGTGAATACACCGTCCATCTATTTAACGATTAGTAATGCGGATGGACGATCTGAAACATTATTGCTTTTCAGTCGTTTCGACATGCCCCACACGTTTACTGTCGGCGAAAAAGTTTACGAACTCTCGTTACGATTCAAGCGTCTCTACAAACCATACACAATACACTTGACAGATTTCCGATTCGACCGCTTTGTAGGCACGAATATACCACGGAACTACTCCTCAGATATCATCCTCAAAGATCCGACAAACAACGAAGAACGACCCGTTAAAATCTGGATGAATCATCCGCTGAGATATCGCGGCGAAACTTTCTTTCAATCCTCCTTCACACAGGATGAAAAAGGCACGGTTCTCCAGGTCGTCGACAATCCCGGCTGGACTGTTCCATATATCTCATCAGCCATTATGTCACTGGGTCTATTGCTGCATTTCGGATTGATGTTTACGAAATTTGCGAATAGGCAAACGCAAGCTGAGAAAAAGGTCAAAAAAAGTCCCTTGGATGAATCAGCCAAACTTGGGCATCTACCCAAAAAATATGTCATTGCCACTACAATCGTCGCGCTATTGGTCTGTACATACATCTATGCACCGCTCATGCAAAAACCGGCGCAACCATCTGATGTTGCCAAAGCTAATTTCGCCCGCCTACCGGTCACGGCTGAAGGCCGCGTCAAGCCAATGGATTCGTTTGCTCGTGCGACAATGATCAAGCTCATGGGCAAACAAACCTTTAAAGATGAGCAAGGCAACAAACAGGACGGCAATACGTTCCTGCTGGATTTCATTACGAATCCGCAAGTCGCGGTGAAACACAAAGTTTTCCGCATTGATAACCCGGATATTAAAGCGATGCTGGGTGTTACGGATGACAAGGTAAAATACTTTTCGATTGAGCAACTGCAGCCATTCATTGAGCAGATCGTAACCGATGCTCAAGAAGCCAATAAAATACCGGATCGTCAACGCTCGCTATATCAAAACAACGCCATCGTGCTCGCCTCGAATTTGAGCTTGCTCGCAGATGTCCAAGCGATGCGTACGCCATACCTGATTCCGCCCTCGGACCAACGAGATTGGGAACCAATCACAGACCCGATCACGCGCACTATTCATGATAAGAAAACAGATGTACAGGAATCTGTCGCATATTGGCAGAACATCTTCTCTTCATATGCTGGAACATACAACGCAGAATCAACACTCGCTGTACAATCGCAAGTCAGTTTTAGCCAATCAGTCAATGCTTACACGGAATATCTTGAAGTCAAGCATGAGCCAATGGTCGCGAAATCTAACTTTGAGTTTGCCTTCAACAAAATGCAGCCGTTCTATCACGGCATAGTTCTTTATGCCATCGTTTTCTTTCTTGCCATCTTCACGCTTGTTGTCTCATTACTGAAACATAACACGGATAGACCGCGTTCAAACTTTTTACGATTCCTCGCAAGAACGGCTGTGGTCATTCTGGTCATAACATTCCTCCTGCACACATTTGCGATTGCATCACGTATCTATATAACAGGACGCCCACCGGTAACGAATCTATATTCGTCAGCTGTTTTTGTCGGATGGTTTGCCATCATCATGGCTATGTTAATGGAACGATTCTTTAAGAATCTAATTCCAACGCTTGCCGCATCTGTTATTGGTATGCTGACACTCATCCTCGCTCATAACCTTGCTACGGGTGACACGATGCAGATGATGCAGGCTGTCCTCGATTCCAATTTTTGGCTCACCACACACGTCATCACCATCACCATCGGTTACTCTGCTGTATTCTTAGCCGGCCTATTCGCAATCATTTATATCGTTCAAGGTGTCTACACCAAGTCACTCACCAAAGAACGTGCAAGAACGCTCACGACGATGATCTATGCCACAACCGCATTTGCTTTATTTTTCTCCTTCGTTGGTACCGTGCTTGGTGGCATCTGGGCGGATCAATCATGGGGCCGCTTCTGGGGTTGGGACCCGAAAGAAAACGGCGCGGTACTCATCGTTCTAATCACAGCATTGATCCTTCATGCTCGATGGGGCGGCTTGATACAACAACGTGGCATCGCCGTCCTCGCAATTGGTGGTAACATCATCTGCGCTTTCTCATGGTTTGGAACCAATCTACTCGGTGCTGGCTTACACTCTTATGGCTTCATGGAGTCCGGATTCTTTTGGCTCTGGATATTCATCGCCTCACAAGTCGCCATGATGTCTGTTGGCATGATGCCGATTCGCTCATGGGCCTCTGCCCCCAACTTCCTCACGCCCAAACGGAAGCCGCCACGCATTAAG contains these protein-coding regions:
- a CDS encoding 2-oxoacid:ferredoxin oxidoreductase subunit beta; translation: MNQPLTVLKPKDFASDQDVRWCPGCGDYAILNQVKRVLAKIQAKKENTVFVAGIGCSSRFPYYMGTYGIHSIHGRAPAIATGVKITNPELDVWVVTGDGDALSIGGNHLMHVLRRNVNLKILLFNNRIYGLTKGQYSPTSEIGKRSPSSPMGSIDPPLTPISIALAAEASFVARAIDVDKSLSEVLERAAKHEGSAFVEIYQDCNVFNHGAYSYATDKQTKEDSVIRLTHGEPILFGKERDKGIMFTDAKPEVVTIGKGGITLSDIAVHDETDASLAYALGRFKQPDFPEPVGIFRSVEGNHYEDLLAKQITDAQDHRGIGTLDDLFNTGDTYEITEIDSKHHLHD
- a CDS encoding 2-oxoacid:acceptor oxidoreductase subunit alpha gives rise to the protein MAEQLNNVNGKRKILARQSAVVRFAGDSGDGMQLAGTQFTDTSAMVGNDIATLPDYPAEIRAPAGTVAGVSGFQINFASEDIHTPGDKVDLLIAMNPAALKAHLSEVKREGIVIVNESEFTKTNLKKAGYPEGSNPLDDDDFLEGFQVFAVPITRLNEESLANSGMGAKDIGRCKNMFALGVIYWLYDRPLDNTIKYITSYFTDKKGKPEVTEANIKSLKAGYYFGETAEFFTERYQINRADITPGRYRKVVGNEATAMGLVTASKLSKRDLVYCSYPITPASTVLHALAGMRHYGVKTFQAEDEIAAVCAAIGVSYAGGMGVTGTSGPGLALKSEAIGLAVMTELPLVIVNVQRGGPSTGLPTKTEQSDLLQALWGRNGDCPVAIVAPKSPADCFDAAIEASRIAMEHMIPVIILTDGYIANGSEPWPVPKADDLDPITIKTVPPLEEDQQFEPYKRLDESLARPWASPGMPGFEHRIGGLEKDFVTGNVSYDPENHQKMTRVRQEKINRIADVIPPIEPHGDNAGDLLVLGWGGTFGSIHTAVERARAKGLSVSSAHLRHLNPMPQNLGDVLKRFKRVLIPELNTGQLRLLVRSKYLVDARGLNKIQGKPFLVEEIEQAIDLMLADGFGNQEFIMPREHQVTPNQWDYDFQTDQEGANA
- the ccsA gene encoding cytochrome c biogenesis protein, producing the protein MGKKTTPGMMIFKTLASLKLTVLLFAMSIFLVVAGTLAQRFVGNWEVVNDYFRSLIVNIPIRDIMPDNSIFSDSTFSFPFPGGALLGTLVLINLMAAFIATFKFNRKRLGILVIHSGLVLLLAGEFATGILAVESQMLIPEGSYANFSEDIREVELAIVDKSDPVQDLVIPIPQSVLVNSAKNLRPITQANLAENAIAKLPFDIRIDQYLSNAILVPLSEPRLPKDWQNPATYGLGLTEYASFPIPDVTGTDVEQKVNTPSIYLTISNADGRSETLLLFSRFDMPHTFTVGEKVYELSLRFKRLYKPYTIHLTDFRFDRFVGTNIPRNYSSDIILKDPTNNEERPVKIWMNHPLRYRGETFFQSSFTQDEKGTVLQVVDNPGWTVPYISSAIMSLGLLLHFGLMFTKFANRQTQAEKKVKKSPLDESAKLGHLPKKYVIATTIVALLVCTYIYAPLMQKPAQPSDVAKANFARLPVTAEGRVKPMDSFARATMIKLMGKQTFKDEQGNKQDGNTFLLDFITNPQVAVKHKVFRIDNPDIKAMLGVTDDKVKYFSIEQLQPFIEQIVTDAQEANKIPDRQRSLYQNNAIVLASNLSLLADVQAMRTPYLIPPSDQRDWEPITDPITRTIHDKKTDVQESVAYWQNIFSSYAGTYNAESTLAVQSQVSFSQSVNAYTEYLEVKHEPMVAKSNFEFAFNKMQPFYHGIVLYAIVFFLAIFTLVVSLLKHNTDRPRSNFLRFLARTAVVILVITFLLHTFAIASRIYITGRPPVTNLYSSAVFVGWFAIIMAMLMERFFKNLIPTLAASVIGMLTLILAHNLATGDTMQMMQAVLDSNFWLTTHVITITIGYSAVFLAGLFAIIYIVQGVYTKSLTKERARTLTTMIYATTAFALFFSFVGTVLGGIWADQSWGRFWGWDPKENGAVLIVLITALILHARWGGLIQQRGIAVLAIGGNIICAFSWFGTNLLGAGLHSYGFMESGFFWLWIFIASQVAMMSVGMMPIRSWASAPNFLTPKRKPPRIKQPV